A genome region from Archaeoglobus fulgidus DSM 4304 includes the following:
- a CDS encoding NOL1/NOP2/sun family putative RNA methylase, whose product MKVLDFPSSKKAKELAVKYGYDEFIVRRWLHFFGDETEDIIRAFEEGIPKYIRINTLKIDEKGLLERLESRGFKLKKTEVPYCFEVVEEPYSIGATPEYLMGYYYVMDKSSCIPPLALEPKPGEVVVDLAASPGGKTTFLSMLMENKGAVIAVEPQKERLQPLIDNINRMGAMNVAVINVDGRRVPAMGIKADRVLLDAPCTGEGIIHKDPSRKTDRGKEDILFCSSLQRELVLAAFDCLKEGGVMVYSTCSLTPEENEFVVDFLLERRKGVVEEIEWGDEALALPGVKNEVSKARRFYPHRHQCSGFFVARIRKVGDSKAKPE is encoded by the coding sequence ATGAAGGTTCTTGACTTTCCCTCCTCGAAAAAGGCCAAGGAGCTGGCGGTAAAGTACGGCTACGACGAGTTCATCGTTAGGAGGTGGCTTCACTTTTTTGGCGATGAAACTGAAGACATTATCAGGGCTTTTGAGGAGGGAATTCCGAAGTACATCCGAATCAACACTCTGAAGATTGACGAAAAAGGCCTGCTGGAGAGATTGGAGAGCAGAGGATTCAAGCTGAAGAAAACGGAGGTCCCCTACTGCTTTGAGGTTGTTGAGGAGCCCTACTCCATCGGAGCAACACCTGAGTACCTGATGGGCTACTACTACGTTATGGACAAGAGCTCCTGCATTCCTCCCCTCGCCCTTGAACCAAAACCGGGAGAGGTTGTTGTTGACCTCGCAGCCTCTCCCGGCGGGAAAACTACCTTTTTATCAATGCTGATGGAAAATAAGGGCGCTGTCATTGCCGTGGAGCCGCAGAAGGAAAGACTGCAGCCCCTCATAGACAACATAAACAGAATGGGGGCGATGAATGTGGCAGTGATTAACGTTGATGGTAGAAGAGTTCCTGCTATGGGAATAAAGGCCGACAGGGTTCTGCTCGACGCTCCGTGCACCGGGGAGGGGATAATCCACAAGGACCCATCAAGAAAGACGGACCGTGGAAAGGAGGACATCCTTTTCTGCTCCTCTTTACAGAGAGAGCTCGTCCTCGCAGCCTTCGATTGCCTTAAGGAAGGAGGAGTGATGGTCTACTCCACCTGCTCGCTCACACCTGAAGAAAACGAGTTTGTGGTGGATTTCCTGCTTGAGAGGAGAAAGGGGGTTGTTGAGGAGATTGAGTGGGGCGATGAGGCTTTAGCTCTGCCGGGGGTTAAGAATGAGGTAAGCAAAGCGAGAAGGTTCTACCCCCACAGGCATCAATGCTCAGGGTTTTTTGTGGCCAGAATCAGGAAGGTGGGAGATAGTAAAGCAAAACCGGAATAA
- the serS gene encoding serine--tRNA ligase: MMWSILKAVRENPEILYESQRRRGLSVDIVDRAIELDRKWREELKRVNQLRKRRNELARAVKEAKGEERAKVIEEAKAVSEEVKRAEEELKRLEAELEEVLLSIPNIIHESVPVGKDDSENVPIKYWGKAKVYFEDVDAFVEMTQGMAEYEVTDVKPIGHADAVEIFGWADLERAAKVAGARFYYLLNDLVWLDFALTMYALDFLRKEDFTIVSPPYMMRREAYSGVTAFSDFEEVIYKVEDEDLYLIATSEHPIAAMHMREVLEERELPLLYAGVSPCFRKEAGAHGKDTKGIFRVHQFNKVEQFVFCLPEQSWEWHEKLIENVEKLWQGLGIPYRIVNICTGDLGIVAAKKYDLEAWMPAQAKYREMVSCSNCTDWQSYRLDIRFAEERGKPSKGFVHTLNSTAIATTRAITAIIENFQLEDGRVEIPRVLRKYLEPIESAPKDFIMPAKSQ; the protein is encoded by the coding sequence CTGATGTGGAGCATTCTTAAAGCTGTTCGCGAAAACCCGGAAATTCTTTACGAGTCTCAGAGAAGAAGGGGTTTGAGCGTTGATATTGTTGATAGAGCTATTGAGCTGGACAGAAAGTGGAGAGAAGAGCTTAAGAGGGTAAACCAGCTGAGAAAGCGGAGAAACGAGCTGGCGAGGGCTGTGAAGGAGGCAAAGGGGGAAGAGAGGGCAAAGGTCATCGAGGAAGCAAAGGCTGTATCTGAAGAGGTTAAAAGGGCTGAGGAGGAGCTGAAGAGGCTTGAGGCGGAGCTTGAGGAAGTTCTGCTTTCAATTCCAAACATCATCCACGAGTCCGTGCCAGTTGGAAAGGACGACAGTGAAAACGTTCCGATAAAGTACTGGGGGAAGGCGAAGGTCTACTTCGAGGATGTTGATGCCTTTGTTGAGATGACGCAGGGAATGGCGGAGTATGAAGTTACGGACGTCAAACCTATCGGTCATGCTGATGCCGTTGAGATTTTCGGCTGGGCTGATCTGGAGAGGGCGGCAAAGGTTGCGGGGGCGAGGTTCTACTACCTGCTGAACGACCTCGTCTGGCTGGACTTCGCTTTAACAATGTACGCCCTTGACTTTCTGAGAAAGGAGGACTTCACAATAGTCTCTCCTCCCTACATGATGCGCAGAGAGGCTTACAGCGGAGTCACGGCCTTCAGCGACTTTGAGGAGGTCATATACAAGGTTGAAGATGAAGACCTCTATCTTATAGCCACAAGCGAGCATCCAATAGCTGCGATGCACATGAGGGAGGTTCTGGAGGAGAGAGAGCTTCCATTGCTCTATGCAGGAGTCTCGCCCTGCTTCAGAAAGGAGGCCGGGGCGCATGGCAAGGACACGAAGGGGATTTTCAGAGTTCATCAGTTCAACAAGGTGGAGCAGTTCGTTTTCTGCCTTCCTGAGCAGAGCTGGGAGTGGCATGAGAAGCTGATAGAGAATGTGGAGAAGCTGTGGCAGGGCTTGGGCATCCCCTACAGAATCGTTAACATCTGCACAGGCGATTTAGGCATTGTAGCGGCAAAGAAGTACGACCTCGAAGCGTGGATGCCCGCTCAGGCAAAATACAGGGAAATGGTTTCCTGCAGCAACTGCACGGACTGGCAGAGCTACAGGCTGGACATAAGGTTTGCGGAGGAGAGGGGGAAGCCGAGCAAGGGATTCGTACACACTCTCAACTCCACCGCAATCGCCACTACAAGAGCCATCACAGCCATAATCGAGAACTTCCAGCTTGAGGATGGGAGGGTGGAGATTCCCAGAGTGCTGAGGAAGTACCTTGAGCCCATCGAATCAGCACCAAAGGATTTCATTATGCCGGCAAAGAGTCAGTAG
- the rqcH gene encoding ribosome rescue protein RqcH, which yields MKQLSSFDIKACVRELKELEGGKVEKVYHHPPDEIRIRIYAGRKVDLVIEAGRRIHLTKFPKQAPRFPSAFAMLLRKHLEGARIKKIEQYDFDRVVVIEFERFGEIRRIVAELFSKGNVVLLNEENRVIMPLKHTIKVGELYRFPEQRERKDEDREVVRVLAMSGLGGLYAEEVCLRAGIDKKKKYAELSEDERKKIDEEIERLMNFTPKPQIILKDGDYLDVVPMDLLYYSNYEKKYFESFNDALDDYFSKKLAEMDELESMKSEELEKLKKRLEIQKESLRKFEDEAESFRKIGDAIYENYQMVEKIIEAFRAARERKSWDEIKEIVARDEKLKKLVKAIKPEKNAIVVKVGDFDVELEIKKSIHENADLYYEKAKKAREKAEGVKRAIEATLREMERVEEKLEKKLVTSIKVRRKKEWYENYRWFFTSEGFLVIGGRTAEMNEEIVAKHLESLDLFFHTQTPGAPAVILKRGQEAGEESIREAAEFAATYSALWKEGKHAGEVYYVLPEQVSKSAKAGEYLPKGSFYITGKRNYLTVELNCAVGVDVENLRVIGGPVSAVKKQASYYVELEIGDKEHNELGVEIAKKLVEMAGEERHIVRAVATPDEIMKFLPPGKARIKDEGS from the coding sequence GTGAAACAGCTGAGTTCGTTCGACATCAAGGCCTGCGTGAGGGAGCTCAAGGAGCTTGAGGGAGGGAAGGTGGAGAAGGTCTATCACCATCCGCCGGATGAAATAAGAATAAGAATCTACGCTGGCAGGAAAGTTGACCTAGTAATTGAAGCGGGAAGGAGAATTCACCTCACCAAGTTTCCGAAGCAAGCCCCTCGATTTCCATCGGCCTTCGCGATGCTTTTGAGGAAGCACCTTGAGGGGGCGAGAATCAAGAAAATAGAGCAGTACGACTTTGACAGAGTTGTTGTAATCGAGTTCGAGCGGTTTGGTGAAATAAGAAGGATTGTAGCAGAGCTCTTCTCGAAAGGAAACGTCGTGCTGCTGAATGAGGAAAACCGAGTTATCATGCCCCTCAAACACACCATCAAGGTTGGGGAGCTTTACAGATTCCCGGAGCAGAGGGAAAGGAAAGACGAGGACAGAGAGGTGGTGAGAGTCCTTGCAATGTCCGGCTTGGGCGGGCTTTATGCTGAAGAGGTTTGCCTGAGAGCCGGAATCGACAAGAAGAAAAAGTATGCAGAGCTGAGCGAGGATGAGAGGAAAAAGATTGACGAGGAGATTGAGAGGCTGATGAACTTTACTCCAAAGCCCCAGATTATCCTGAAGGATGGAGATTACCTCGACGTGGTGCCGATGGACCTGCTTTACTACTCAAACTACGAGAAGAAGTACTTCGAGTCCTTTAACGACGCCCTCGACGACTACTTCTCCAAGAAACTCGCCGAAATGGACGAGCTTGAGTCGATGAAGAGCGAAGAGCTAGAGAAGCTAAAGAAGAGGCTTGAAATTCAGAAGGAGAGCCTTAGGAAATTTGAGGATGAAGCGGAGAGCTTCAGGAAGATAGGGGATGCCATTTACGAGAACTACCAGATGGTGGAGAAAATAATCGAGGCCTTCAGAGCTGCGAGGGAGAGAAAGAGCTGGGATGAGATTAAGGAGATCGTTGCGAGGGATGAGAAGCTTAAAAAGCTGGTAAAGGCCATTAAGCCCGAGAAGAACGCCATTGTGGTTAAAGTAGGCGATTTTGACGTTGAGCTTGAGATAAAAAAGAGCATTCACGAGAATGCAGACCTTTACTACGAGAAGGCCAAGAAGGCGAGGGAGAAGGCTGAGGGAGTGAAGAGAGCCATTGAAGCAACTCTGAGGGAGATGGAGAGGGTTGAGGAGAAGCTGGAGAAGAAGCTCGTCACGAGCATCAAAGTGAGAAGGAAGAAGGAGTGGTACGAGAACTACAGATGGTTCTTCACCAGCGAGGGCTTTCTCGTTATTGGGGGCAGAACTGCGGAGATGAATGAGGAGATTGTAGCAAAGCACCTCGAAAGCCTCGACCTCTTCTTCCACACTCAAACTCCCGGTGCTCCAGCCGTAATCCTGAAAAGGGGGCAGGAGGCGGGGGAGGAGAGCATAAGGGAGGCTGCCGAGTTTGCCGCAACCTATTCAGCTTTATGGAAGGAAGGAAAGCATGCGGGAGAGGTTTACTACGTCCTGCCAGAGCAGGTTTCGAAGTCTGCCAAGGCCGGAGAGTACCTGCCGAAGGGAAGCTTCTACATCACGGGAAAGAGGAACTACCTCACTGTTGAGCTGAACTGCGCCGTGGGCGTTGATGTTGAGAACCTGAGGGTGATTGGGGGGCCGGTGTCGGCAGTAAAAAAGCAGGCGAGCTACTACGTGGAGCTTGAGATTGGTGATAAGGAGCACAATGAGCTTGGAGTGGAGATTGCAAAGAAGCTCGTGGAAATGGCTGGAGAGGAGAGGCACATAGTCAGGGCCGTGGCAACGCCAGATGAGATTATGAAGTTCCTACCTCCCGGAAAGGCGAGGATAAAGGATGAAGGTTCTTGA
- the cyoE gene encoding heme o synthase, with product MEKLKALIEVTKPKQTFLLMITFLVSYIVARGGADFNFVIAAISMFLAISGTTAINMWLDRDIDAIMPRTRKRPVPAGILKPSECAAFGAAIFAIGQVLAFLVSLEFGLVVFFGLFFDIVVYTILLKRKSPYSIVLGGFAGAMPALGGWVAVQGFTLPGFIIAAIVLLWIPSHIWYISMHYEEDYRMANIPMYPLVVGMERASWAIVFATAAMLVLAASLYVLLPLGIFYLVISTSAVAFFLYKAVKFALSPDRVKARKMYKLASMTLGLVYFSLLLGVFL from the coding sequence GTGGAAAAGCTAAAGGCCCTCATTGAGGTAACGAAGCCGAAACAAACATTCCTGTTAATGATTACCTTCTTAGTCTCCTATATCGTAGCCCGTGGAGGGGCAGACTTCAACTTCGTCATCGCTGCAATCTCAATGTTCTTGGCCATTTCAGGAACCACCGCCATCAACATGTGGCTTGACAGGGATATAGATGCAATAATGCCTCGAACGAGAAAAAGGCCGGTTCCAGCGGGAATTTTAAAGCCCTCCGAATGTGCAGCTTTTGGCGCTGCAATCTTTGCCATCGGGCAGGTGCTTGCATTCCTTGTAAGCCTTGAGTTCGGTTTAGTTGTGTTTTTCGGGCTCTTCTTCGACATCGTTGTCTATACAATCCTCCTGAAGAGGAAGAGTCCCTACTCCATCGTTCTGGGAGGTTTTGCGGGGGCTATGCCTGCCCTTGGTGGTTGGGTAGCTGTGCAGGGCTTCACGCTGCCGGGGTTCATAATAGCTGCCATCGTTCTCCTCTGGATTCCCTCTCACATCTGGTACATATCCATGCACTACGAGGAGGACTACAGGATGGCCAATATCCCAATGTATCCCCTCGTTGTCGGCATGGAGAGGGCTTCGTGGGCAATCGTTTTTGCCACCGCAGCAATGCTCGTGCTGGCTGCGAGCCTTTACGTTCTGCTTCCCTTGGGAATCTTCTACCTCGTTATCTCAACCTCTGCAGTAGCTTTCTTCCTCTACAAGGCGGTGAAGTTCGCCCTCTCTCCCGACAGGGTGAAGGCGAGGAAGATGTACAAGCTGGCGAGCATGACCCTTGGACTCGTTTACTTTTCTTTGCTTTTAGGCGTATTTTTATAA
- a CDS encoding ribose 1,5-bisphosphate isomerase, translating into MEEVLEAAEKIRSMEVRGAARIARFAAETLMKFAEKASDEKFDEEMRFAAETLLNTRPTAVSLYNAINYVMRYSGESVEEKRQSVIRRAREFINWVETAQRKIGEIGEKRIKDGYTVMTHCNSSAALSVIKKAHENGKRVEVIATESRPRWQGHLTVKQLREAGIEVTLIVDSAVRYFINEVDCVVVGADTITANGALINKIGTSQIALAAKEARVPFMVAAETYKFSPKTLFGELVVIEERDAREVAPEEILKLGVKVRNPAFDVTPRDYIDVIITEIGAIPPEMAYIVITERLGYAGIEEEEITLNSRHFD; encoded by the coding sequence ATGGAAGAAGTTCTCGAAGCTGCGGAAAAAATCAGGAGCATGGAGGTGAGAGGTGCTGCAAGAATTGCGAGGTTCGCTGCGGAAACTCTGATGAAATTCGCCGAAAAAGCCTCTGACGAGAAGTTTGACGAGGAGATGAGGTTCGCTGCGGAAACTCTCCTCAACACTCGCCCAACTGCCGTGAGCCTCTACAACGCCATAAACTACGTCATGCGTTACAGCGGGGAGAGCGTTGAGGAGAAGAGGCAGAGTGTGATAAGGAGAGCAAGGGAGTTCATAAACTGGGTTGAGACTGCCCAGAGAAAGATTGGGGAGATTGGGGAGAAGAGGATAAAGGACGGCTACACCGTTATGACGCACTGCAACTCCTCAGCAGCCCTTTCTGTTATCAAGAAGGCCCACGAAAACGGCAAGAGGGTGGAGGTAATAGCAACAGAATCAAGGCCGAGGTGGCAGGGGCATCTGACGGTAAAGCAGCTGAGGGAGGCGGGGATTGAGGTTACTCTCATCGTTGACTCAGCTGTCAGGTATTTCATCAACGAGGTGGACTGCGTTGTGGTTGGGGCTGACACCATAACTGCCAATGGAGCCCTGATTAACAAAATCGGCACATCTCAGATAGCCTTAGCGGCAAAGGAGGCGAGGGTACCTTTCATGGTCGCTGCAGAGACCTACAAGTTCAGCCCGAAAACGCTCTTCGGTGAGCTCGTCGTTATCGAGGAGAGGGATGCAAGAGAGGTTGCTCCTGAGGAGATTCTGAAGCTGGGGGTGAAGGTGAGAAATCCTGCCTTCGACGTGACGCCGCGGGACTACATTGATGTTATCATAACCGAAATCGGTGCGATACCGCCTGAGATGGCCTATATTGTGATAACCGAGAGGCTGGGATATGCAGGCATTGAAGAGGAGGAGATAACGCTGAATTCGAGGCACTTTGATTAG